From the Streptococcus sanguinis genome, the window GCAAATAAACTACACGTAATCACATTTACTAAAGCATGTATAATCCAGCTAGCTAAAATGGAGCCATCAGATTTCTTTTCATTGACAAAGCCCATATAAGCCGCGATGCCACCCGTACACAAAATGATGAGCAGGGTTTGCTGCCAAGAGAGCACTGTTATAGACATTAAGCCATGGAGCAGACCAAAAAGAGCAGCTTGTATGGTGTTGGCTACCACAAAGGATAAGCGACTAGCCAATCTCTTTAAAAGAAAACCTCTGAATAGCAGTTCTTCCGACAGAGAAGTTTGAAAAATACCATAAATCAGAACAGCTGGCAAGGCTTGGAAGCCTAGGCCTGAGAAATTCGAAGTCGCTGTATCCAGATTTTTTACAGCAGGATATACTAGCAAAAACGAAAGAAGCAAGAAAGATAGCGAACCAAACAAAATCCACAGCCAGATCTTCCGGCTGCCAGTATCTTTTAGTGGTTTTAAGCCAAGCCATTCTAAAAATGGACTTTTTCTTCTAGCACTTATCAACCACCAAACAAAAGGAAGAAAAGCAAACAAAGCAATTTGAATCAGAGCATTCAGCATCTGTTGAACTAGATTTTCCATGATAAGAGACTCCTTTCTTTTCTTTAATATGATTATACAAGACAAACTTCAAGAATTTATAAAGTAATTCTAAAATATTTCTAAAGAATGAAAGAAATCATAAACATAAACAAATCAAGGATTATCGCCACTTCAACTTGTTTGCTATGCTTATCATTTTTGGACTAAATGATTCCAAAAACTCTTTAAAAACTTATCTCAACAATATAAGAAAAGTTGCAGATAAAAATAAGGCGATGAGTTTAAAAAATAGAAAACTGGCAATACGTTAAAGTAAGGGAGAAACTCCTAAAATTTTATCATACGAAGTCAAATTTTCAGCCTATCTATCCCAGATAATTTTCTTTTTAGTCAAATACTCCCAGCTCCTGTTCATCCACTTTCTACCCCTCGGGGTCTCAATTTTGCAGGCTTAGTGCCATGCCAAAAGCTGTTTTTCCCTTCTTGCCAACCCGCTTACATTTTGCTACAATGATGTCAAAAATCAGTAAGGAAAAATTATGCCACAACAACTTTTTAAAGAATTTGCCCAGCTAGATCAAGTGGAAGCTATTGTTCTCGGCGGCTCTCGTGCTGGACAGCATTTTGACAAAGACTCAGACTATGATGTTTATGTCTACTTGACAGATTCCATTGCTCCTATGACTCGACGCAATATCCTCAGCAAGTACTGTTCCTACATGGAAATCGGCAATCAGTTTTGGGAACTAGAGGATGACTGTGTGTTAAAGAGCAAGATCGAAATTGAGCTCATTTACCGTACACTGGATAGCTTCGATAAAGACCTGCAGACTGTAGTCCTAGACCACCAAGCCCAGAATGCCTATACCACCTGTATGTGGCACAATCTGCTTCACAGTAAAATCATCTACGACCGAAATGATCGCTATGAGGCACTTCAAAACAAGTACAGACGACCTTATCCAGCTGAACTTAAAAAGAATATTATTAAGAAGCAACTCCTCCTACTCGATCAAGCCATGCCAGCTTTCTCCAAACAAATAGAAAAAGCGCTCAAGCGTCAAGACCTGCTCAGTATCAATCACCGCAGCAGTGAATTTTTTGCTTCCTATTTTGACTTGCTCTTCGCCCTAAACGAACAGACGCACCCTGGAGAAAAGAGAATGCTGGAGTTTGCAAAAACCAACTGCCCGCTATTACCTCAGCATTTCGAAGAAAATATACAGACCTATTTTCAAAAGCTCTACACTGAGCCCGCTGAAGCGTTAAAGCTTATCAATCAGCTAGTGGCGACCATCAAAGAAGTCATTCCTCAAGAAATGATTGGTGATTTTTAGTAATGTTGTCGGAAACTATCTATTCATTGCTACAGAAGCAAAAAAATTAGGAGTTTGAACACTAGTGTTCAAACTCCTTTTCATATTTATTCTCAGCGATTCTTCGTATCCAAGATAATGGTCACTGGACCATCATTGATTATCTCTACCTGCATGTCTGCCCCAAAAATCCCCGTCCGAGTCGGCACCTCCTGCTGCAAGGAAAGATTGAAAGCATCATAAAAATTACTAGCCATCTCTGGCGGAGCAGCCTTGACAAAGGCTGGCCGATTACCCTTTTTGGTATCTGCATGCAGAGTGAACTGGGAAATCGACAAAACTTCTCCGCCAATGTCCTTGATAGACAGGTTCATCTTGCCCTCAGCATCGGAAAAAATCCGCATATTGACAATCTTCCTGACTGCATAATCCATATCCTCCTGACTATCGTCAGGGCCTACGCCGACTAGGAGCAGAAGACCTTTTCC encodes:
- the dtd gene encoding D-aminoacyl-tRNA deacylase gives rise to the protein MKIVIQRVKRAQVSIDQQLHSSIGKGLLLLVGVGPDDSQEDMDYAVRKIVNMRIFSDAEGKMNLSIKDIGGEVLSISQFTLHADTKKGNRPAFVKAAPPEMASNFYDAFNLSLQQEVPTRTGIFGADMQVEIINDGPVTIILDTKNR
- a CDS encoding DUF4037 domain-containing protein; translated protein: MPQQLFKEFAQLDQVEAIVLGGSRAGQHFDKDSDYDVYVYLTDSIAPMTRRNILSKYCSYMEIGNQFWELEDDCVLKSKIEIELIYRTLDSFDKDLQTVVLDHQAQNAYTTCMWHNLLHSKIIYDRNDRYEALQNKYRRPYPAELKKNIIKKQLLLLDQAMPAFSKQIEKALKRQDLLSINHRSSEFFASYFDLLFALNEQTHPGEKRMLEFAKTNCPLLPQHFEENIQTYFQKLYTEPAEALKLINQLVATIKEVIPQEMIGDF
- a CDS encoding CPBP family intramembrane glutamic endopeptidase, producing MENLVQQMLNALIQIALFAFLPFVWWLISARRKSPFLEWLGLKPLKDTGSRKIWLWILFGSLSFLLLSFLLVYPAVKNLDTATSNFSGLGFQALPAVLIYGIFQTSLSEELLFRGFLLKRLASRLSFVVANTIQAALFGLLHGLMSITVLSWQQTLLIILCTGGIAAYMGFVNEKKSDGSILASWIIHALVNVITCSLFAFMLI